The following nucleotide sequence is from Candidatus Zixiibacteriota bacterium.
AAGTACAGATTCCCGAGCCTGTCCACTGAGCACGGCCAATGCAGCCCAATGGCATTGACGTCATCGCCGGCCGAGATCGGCTCAGACCAGCCGGATTCGGTTCTCTCCAAATACCAGATCTCTTCCTTAAAGTCGGTGTCTCCGCCCTTGACGTCCCCCTCGCGATACGGTCTCGTCTTGATGTAGTAGAGCCGCCGGCCGTCCGGTGAAAACATTGGATCGCGATCGACGGCCGCGACTTGCGGATATGTCCATGCTCCTCCCCAGCCGTCAGAATAGAGCACTGCCCCTCCGTTCGGGCGCATCTCCGTCCAGTATGCCTCCATCGCATCGGGTGAAAAGACGAGCGCGGAGTGCGCCCGGTCATGACCGGAGACGATTCCCGGCAAAAACATTTGCGGCGTATCGCCTGGAGGTTTCTGTCCCATATAAGGGCCCTTGAAAAGTGGATAATGTGGTGCGCCGGTGTCGGCGCCGCAATGGGCGAGACAGTTGGCAGCCGCAGTCTGCCCCACCGCGATGGCCGCATTGAATGCCGATTCGCCCTTCAGGTTGCGGTCGTTGAAGTCCATGCCCAATTCATGGAAGTACAGGAGCACCTCAAGCCGACCTTCCATCGCTGCAGCATGAACCGCCGTATAACCGTCCTGATCGCTCTGTACCGGATCAAATCCGAGTTCGACCAGTGTCTTTACGATCGCGACCGAGCCACCTGCTGCTGCCGGGAAAATCAAGCCGGGATCACGTTCTTTCACTTCCGCGATGTTGCACCCCAGTTCGACTGTATGGCGAAACAGATTCTCCAGCCCCCCGATCACGGCCAGTTCCAGGGCGCGCGGCAACGTCTCCGGCGCCAGGCGTGCTCCGGCAGCGATCAGCAAATCGACAAACTCTTCGTTCTGATTCCTTGCTCCCCACAGCAGTGCCGAGTAGCCTCTCATCGCTACCGCATTGATGTTAGCGCCGTTCTCGATCAAGATCTCGGCCACCCCGATCTCCTCACCTTCGGCAGCGAGAATCAACGGCGTCCGTTGTAGATCATCGGTCGCTTCGAGGTTCGCGCCATTACGAATCAGTAGTTCCATGAGTTCCGTATCGGCGCGCTCAACCGCCAGATGCAACGCCGAGCTGTTCTTGTTGTCGCTCAAATTCACGTCGGCTCCCGCAGCGACCAGGGCCGCGACGATTTCCGCGTGACCGAGTTGCACCGCCAGCATCAGCGGCGACTTCCCCGATTCGTCGCGAAGATTCAGAGCCGCGGCGTCGCCCGCAATCAATGCGTTGACTCGCTGCGTGTCGCCCGCTGCGACCGCGTCGTGAATCGCCGCCGCATGCAAGTCCCACGTCACGCCCACGAACGTCAGGGCAATTGCGAGGTGAGCCAGGATTCTGCGTAATTCCATCGTCCCTCCAGTTTTATCGAATCATGTGCTTTATATGATAATATACGCCGATGTTTTGCTCCATGTTCAATCGCTCGTGCCTGCGAAGA
It contains:
- a CDS encoding ankyrin repeat domain-containing protein; translation: MELRRILAHLAIALTFVGVTWDLHAAAIHDAVAAGDTQRVNALIAGDAAALNLRDESGKSPLMLAVQLGHAEIVAALVAAGADVNLSDNKNSSALHLAVERADTELMELLIRNGANLEATDDLQRTPLILAAEGEEIGVAEILIENGANINAVAMRGYSALLWGARNQNEEFVDLLIAAGARLAPETLPRALELAVIGGLENLFRHTVELGCNIAEVKERDPGLIFPAAAGGSVAIVKTLVELGFDPVQSDQDGYTAVHAAAMEGRLEVLLYFHELGMDFNDRNLKGESAFNAAIAVGQTAAANCLAHCGADTGAPHYPLFKGPYMGQKPPGDTPQMFLPGIVSGHDRAHSALVFSPDAMEAYWTEMRPNGGAVLYSDGWGGAWTYPQVAAVDRDPMFSPDGRRLYYIKTRPYREGDVKGGDTDFKEEIWYLERTESGWSEPISAGDDVNAIGLHWPCSVDRLGNLY